A single window of Paenibacillus sp. SYP-B4298 DNA harbors:
- the terS gene encoding phage terminase small subunit — MARERSPERDKAKQMWLESGGTMKLKDIAAALSIGETQVRKWKSQDKWAADLNSNVTNESNSNVTKRKGAPKGNKNAVGNKGGAPKGNQNAKGNRGGKGGPHGNKKAVKTGEHESIWFDTLDEDEKELLDEIDTDPIAQADESITLLTIRERRMLKRIKRLTEGLTEKQRRVLQQLRTVKEAIPVHDERSGQTKTVVSSRDELVVSEIEETSYRAIEDIIRIEEALTRVQAQKIKAVELKNRLMDEERQVRIEKLKFELQMLRGGEADDTRDDGFIEALKGRAAEVWADGTPEA; from the coding sequence GTGGCCAGAGAAAGAAGTCCAGAGCGGGACAAGGCAAAGCAAATGTGGCTAGAGAGCGGCGGGACGATGAAGCTAAAGGACATCGCCGCCGCTCTTTCTATTGGTGAAACTCAGGTTAGGAAATGGAAGAGTCAGGACAAATGGGCCGCTGATTTGAATAGTAACGTTACCAATGAAAGCAATAGTAACGTTACCAAACGAAAGGGAGCGCCAAAAGGGAACAAGAACGCCGTCGGCAACAAAGGCGGCGCCCCGAAGGGCAACCAGAACGCCAAGGGCAACCGCGGCGGGAAGGGCGGGCCGCATGGGAACAAGAAGGCGGTCAAGACGGGTGAACATGAGTCCATCTGGTTTGACACGCTGGACGAGGATGAGAAGGAGCTGCTGGACGAGATAGACACCGATCCGATCGCCCAAGCAGACGAATCTATCACGCTGCTAACCATCAGGGAGCGGCGCATGCTAAAACGCATCAAGCGGCTGACTGAAGGCTTGACGGAGAAGCAGCGGCGCGTGCTGCAGCAGCTCCGAACGGTCAAAGAGGCTATCCCGGTGCATGATGAGCGGAGCGGGCAGACAAAGACGGTTGTTAGCTCCCGTGACGAGTTGGTGGTCTCGGAAATCGAGGAGACTTCCTACCGAGCGATCGAGGACATAATTCGGATCGAGGAGGCGCTGACCCGGGTGCAAGCCCAGAAGATTAAGGCGGTGGAACTCAAGAACCGCTTGATGGACGAGGAAAGGCAAGTCCGGATCGAGAAGCTGAAATTTGAGTTGCAGATGCTGCGCGGCGGTGAAGCTGACGATACGCGGGACGATGGCTTTATCGAGGCGTTGAAAGGACGAGCTGCGGAGGTGTGGGCTGATGGCACGCCTGAAGCTTAA